In one window of Hyalangium ruber DNA:
- a CDS encoding cell surface protein, producing MNWARRCGLLTHVANTGAWFDTYTPSSNNAGTLKDYLEDDLSTNWGGQNTYTGQNDAYEMNASFINKLYLSGPTSQFTDGDGYYRWERQLARKKARPLYPTFGSEYDIYSATNKQLWPHPSQLITGSALNCNLYLNQAGTVLATGYNFFVNGYCEASCYTPEQRVRFPEGDVAIAEAVTQMKENVVTLTPNSSLDNITLKTNKTYSYTAEFRDTEHPVVLLEMASGGKLSVTTEHPMINGEGRLVTAQTLKVGDELIKVDGSRDAIVKAEHTKYFGKVYNLRPATDDRVSNILVAEGYLVGSSLFQNDEVGYINRIILHKQVPQAVIP from the coding sequence TTGAACTGGGCGCGTCGCTGTGGATTGCTCACCCACGTGGCGAACACGGGGGCCTGGTTCGACACCTACACCCCGTCCTCGAACAATGCGGGGACGCTGAAGGACTACCTCGAGGACGACCTCAGCACCAACTGGGGCGGGCAGAACACCTATACGGGGCAGAATGATGCGTACGAGATGAACGCCTCGTTCATCAACAAGCTCTACCTGAGTGGCCCGACCTCGCAGTTCACGGATGGCGACGGGTACTACCGCTGGGAGCGCCAGCTGGCGCGCAAGAAGGCCCGTCCGCTCTACCCCACCTTCGGCAGCGAGTACGACATCTACAGCGCCACCAACAAGCAGCTGTGGCCGCACCCCAGCCAGCTCATCACCGGCAGCGCGCTCAACTGCAACCTCTACCTCAACCAGGCCGGCACGGTGCTGGCGACGGGCTATAACTTCTTCGTCAACGGCTACTGCGAGGCGTCCTGCTACACGCCCGAGCAGCGGGTCCGCTTCCCTGAGGGGGATGTGGCCATCGCCGAGGCCGTCACCCAGATGAAGGAGAACGTCGTCACCCTGACGCCGAACTCCAGCCTGGACAACATCACGCTGAAGACCAACAAGACCTACAGCTACACGGCGGAGTTCCGGGACACCGAGCACCCCGTCGTGCTGCTGGAGATGGCTTCCGGTGGCAAGCTGAGCGTGACCACCGAGCACCCGATGATCAACGGCGAGGGCCGCCTGGTCACCGCTCAGACGCTCAAGGTGGGCGACGAGCTCATCAAGGTGGATGGCTCGCGTGATGCCATCGTGAAGGCCGAGCACACCAAGTACTTCGGCAAGGTGTACAACCTGCGCCCGGCAACGGACGACCGCGTCTCGAACATCCTGGTGGCCGAGGGCTATCTGGTCGGCTCCTCGCTCTTCCAGAACGACGAGGTTGGCTACATCAACCGCATCATCCTCCACAAGCAGGTGCCGCAGGCTGTGATTCCCTGA